In Limnobaculum parvum, one DNA window encodes the following:
- the mug gene encoding G/U mismatch-specific DNA glycosylase produces the protein MLNDILQSGLQVIFCGINPGLNASASGFHFANRTNRFWRVIYQAGFTKTLLTPEEDRRILESQCGLTALVARPTVQAAELSSQELQQGATLLIEKLECYQPRAVAILGKQAFHQAFGIRNAPWGKQDMTIGQTQVWILPNPSGLNRATLEQLTESYRELAMALEIV, from the coding sequence ATGCTTAACGATATTTTACAGTCAGGACTACAGGTGATTTTCTGCGGTATCAATCCGGGGCTAAACGCTTCAGCCAGCGGCTTTCATTTTGCTAATCGAACCAATCGATTTTGGCGGGTGATTTATCAGGCGGGCTTTACCAAAACGTTGTTAACACCCGAAGAAGATCGCAGAATCTTAGAAAGCCAATGTGGGCTAACCGCTCTGGTGGCTCGGCCAACGGTACAGGCCGCGGAGCTTTCCAGTCAGGAACTGCAACAAGGGGCGACGTTACTTATTGAGAAGCTCGAATGCTATCAGCCTCGCGCCGTAGCGATATTGGGTAAACAGGCCTTCCATCAAGCATTCGGTATACGCAATGCCCCATGGGGCAAGCAAGATATGACCATAGGGCAAACGCAGGTTTGGATATTACCCAATCCCAGCGGCCTGAATCGTGCAACGCTGGAACAACTGACCGAGAGCTATCGTGAACTGGCGATGGCGTTAGAGATTGTGTAG